One Mauremys reevesii isolate NIE-2019 linkage group 5, ASM1616193v1, whole genome shotgun sequence genomic window carries:
- the SOWAHB gene encoding ankyrin repeat domain-containing protein SOWAHB, producing MARELSQEELLDFLCQAGGRVTNAALLGHFRRFLRDPGPAGQVQRRREQFKSLVNSVATVRQEAGGGPKYVVLRKRYRDLLGEELGPPAAEPPPGPGRGQGQGLAGASPGKEAAPPAARPGSGAGSPGGQGGGAHAGLREQQRPAPPGRLPRDHPRVCPGGAGRGAPGLRQANSGRQGAEPPPAPARAAGGQGPPPERCAPCPELRPPRAALRALPGLPCAPAGLQQQQRIQEWVERSRDAGQAARDSCSAPRSPDGTCPGPARPLPAAGWRYPPPVFRSIRCQLALQDLEDFVEQASPGSEEGGGTGSEGSDSPQEAGDRGASPAGGAGEAPRDPGALDSRCQQLSNGAPSDRSQRRANRQVVEVNGTAPCTHHSFRSKSARGSSRVSSSEDELREQDQGRRGRRRRRSRKMAKGAILASPGVDTPLTFQYLGSVQRQICGPTEEALPVPQRPLDPGPSSVPLDPREHNWIVMVAAGSWVQVQALFLEDPQLALQRDFISGYTALHWIAKHGASQVLQDLVSGAEKAGTPLDVNVKSSCGYTPLHLAAIHGHQRIMKLLIQKLNSKVHVRDSSGKRPWQYLSSSTSGEMWQLLGAPKGKTIFPTQPLVRRSSPPRKAKSQEVARSISRKTSLAACLKPKHMKWKMATKYPALREQEECSD from the coding sequence ATGGCCCGGGAGCTGAGCCAGGAGGAGCTGCTGGATTTCCTCTGCCAGGCTGGGGGGCGAGTGACCAACGCCGCCTTGCTGGGGCACTTCAGGCGCTTCCTGCGGGACCCCGGGCCGGCCGGGCAGGTGCAGCGGCGCCGGGAGCAGTTCAAGAGCCTGGTGAACTCGGTGGCCACGGTGCGGCAGGAGGCGGGCGGCGGCCCCAAGTACGTGGTGCTGAGGAAAAGGTACCGGGACCTGCTGGGCGAGGAGCTGGGGCCACCTGCCGCGGAGCCGCCCCCAGGGCccgggcggggccaggggcagggcctcgccGGTGCCTCCCCAGGGAAGGAGGCGGCTCCTCCAGCCGCCCGGCCGGGGAGCGGAGCGGGCTCCCCGGGAGGCCAGGGCGGCGGGGCGCACGCCGGGCTCCGGGAGCAGCAGCGCCCGGCACCCCCCGGCCGCCTCCCCCGGGATCATCCCCGTGTCTGCCCGGGCGGAGCGGGCCGGGGGGCTCCCGGCCTCCGCCAGGCTAACTCGGGGAGGCAGGGAGCGGAGCCGCCTCCTGCCCCGGCTCGGGCCGCCGGCGGCCAGGgtccccccccggagcgctgcgcCCCGTGCCCGGAGCTGCGCCCTCCCCGGGCTGCCCTGCGCgccctccctgggctgccctgcGCTCCCgccgggctccagcagcagcagcggatCCAGGAGTGGGTGGAGAGAAGCCGGGATGCGGGGCAGGCGGCCCGGGACAGCTGCTCCGCTCCTCGCTCGCCCGACGGCAcctgccccggcccggcccggccgctccCCGCGGCTGGCTGGAGATACCCCCCGCCCGTCTTCAGGAGCATCCGCTGCCAGCTGGCCCTGCAGGACCTGGAGGATTTCGTGGAGCAGGCGAGCCCCGGGAGCGAAGAGGGCGGTGGCACCGGCAGCGAGGGGAGCGACTCCCCGCAGGAGGCGGGGGACAGGGGTGCCAGCCCCGCCGGGGGAGCAGGCGAAGCGCCCAGGGACCCAGGGGCGCTAGACTCacgctgccagcagctcagcaatGGGGCACCCAGCGACCGCAGCCAGCGCAGAGCCAACCGGCAGGTGGTGGAGGTGAATGGCACCGCGCCCTGCACCCACCACTCCTTCAGGAGCAAGAGCGCCCGCGGGAGCAGCAGGGTGTCCTCCTCCGAGGATGAGCTGAGGGAGCAGGACCAGGGGAGGAGAGGCCGCCGCCGGCGGAGGTCCAGGAAGATGGCCAAGGGGGCAATACTGGCTTCCCCAGGTGTGGACACTCCCCTCACTTTCCAGTACTTGGGCTCTGTGCAAAGACAGATTTGTGGGCCCACAGAGGAGGCGCTGCCAGTTCCCCAGAGGCCTCTGGACCCCGGGCCCTCCTCCGTGCCCCTAGACCCCAGGGAACACAACTGGATTGTCATGGTGGCTGCTGGCTCCTGGGTGCAGGTCCAGGCACTCTTCCTGGAAGATCCCCAGCTTGCTTTGCAGAGGGACTTTATCTCGGGCTACACCGCCCTTCACTGGATCGCCAAACATGGAGCCAGCCAAGTGCTCCAGGACTTGGTCAGCGGGGCCGAGAAAGCGGGCACCCCCCTGGATGTGAATGTGAAATCCAGCTGTGGCTACACCCCATTGCACCTCGCGGCCATCCACGGACACCAGAGGATCATGAAGCTGCTGATCCAGAAGCTGAACTCCAAGGTCCATGTGCGGGACAGCAGTGGGAAGAGGCCTTGGCAATACCTGAGCAGCTCAACCTCTGGAGAAATGTGGCAGCTGCTGGGCGCTCCCAAGGGCAAGACCatcttccctacccagcccttaGTCAGACGCTCCtcaccccccagaaaggccaagAGCCAGGAGGTGGCCAGGAGCATCAGCAGGAAAACCTCCCTCGCGGCCTGCCTGAAACCAAAGCACATGAAATGGAAAATGGCTACCAAGTACCCTGCcctgagggagcaggaggagtgtAGCGACTGA